In the genome of Phlebotomus papatasi isolate M1 chromosome 2, Ppap_2.1, whole genome shotgun sequence, one region contains:
- the LOC129800532 gene encoding uncharacterized protein LOC129800532, with product MSSVPDKILSLEKKVTIKRSSSFQRLKCSAVLQFQVAGSKFKREALRTLLENLINYSREVLQKTYHTLSTQAFKLICGVVVWILDTFVKHLNLQVSDGVLVNWLLQQSRAEGADEILRRPAVQPPLGEPPALADELDANLRHFLPQKASKTEPRDTKSTPTLKGVIYGGIALACLEFLTLILLLRTSQIPLGLLFQLSCVTLIGSLLLMISTKTSTVDLRSKALAKFVPQRLMQENPGKKYIRLSRTRTKTYLNFTDKSLSKIKLL from the exons ATGTCTTCAGTGCCGGATAAGATTCTTTCTTTGGAAAAGAAGGTGACAATTAAGAGATCTAGCTCATTCCAGCGTCTCAAATGCTCAGCAGTTCTTCAATTTCAAGTTGCTG gttCAAAATTCAAGAGAGAAGCTCTAAGGACACTCTTGGAGAATCTAATTAACTACTCAAGAGAGGTCCTCCAGAAGACCTATCACACCCTCTCAACACAGGCCTTTAAACTCATCTGTGGGGTAGTTGTCTGGATTCTAGACACTTTTGTAAAGCATCTCAACCTTCAGGTTTCCGAT GGTGTCCTCGTGAATTGGTTGCTTCAACAGAGCAGAGCAGAGGGTGCGGATGAAATATTGAGGAGGCCTGCGGTGCAACCACCTCTGGGGGAGCCTCCAGCTTTGGCAGATGAATTGGATGCCAACTTGAGGCACTTCTTGCCACAGAAAGCATCAAAAACCGAGCCAAGAGACACCAAATCCACTCCAACGTTGAAGGGGGTGATTTATGGTGGTATTGCACTTGCCTGCCTCGAATTCTTGACACTCATCCTTCTTCTCAGAACATCCCAAATCCCACTGGGACTCCTTTTTCAGCTCTCCTGCGTCACACTCATCGGAAGTCTCCTTCTTATG ATTTCCACAAAAACCTCTACAGTTGATCTGAGATCAAAGGCTCTGGCCAAATTTGTACCACAGAGACTGATGCAGGAGAATCCAGGCAAAAAATACATCAGATTGAGTCGAACACGAACGAAGACGTACTTGAATTTTACTGATAAGTCATTAAGTAAGATTAAATTGCtctga